The window ACAGTAGCATGAAATTTGGAGTAGTACATCGTATAGATCCAGACATAGATACTGAACGAGAGTTTCTGTTTAACGACATAAAGAAAACAGGGATGATAGCTGATTTTCAGAAACATCAGTTTGTTTCTCCTAAACTTGGAAGTAATTTTTCCGGAGACCCATTTTTTACCGATGGTAAATTGTATCTGATTTCTCTTAAGTAAAGAAGGTCTCCAACCTAAATATCAAGTTTCGTAAAATTTGGAAGGTAGGCTGAATTCTCGAAAAAAACAGTAAATCAAACCATTATTAAGAAAAATAAAACATAGTTTATTATAAATTTACTTAAGATTTCTGCATGGCGTCGGGGATGGAGGGGTAAAGATGAAAAAAACACCTGATAATATAAAAAATAAAATTCTTGAGACCCATGAAAAAATCGAAATAGGGAAAAAATGGACTTATTTTTTTCTTGCATTTGTATTCATTTTGACCTCATTTTTATCCCTCATATTTGTATACCACATAGCCAGCAGCAAAGAGTCTTTTTTTACATTGGAAATATTCCCAGTAAAAATGTTTTTTCAAATTGGGGGGCTCCTTTTTATATACTTCACTTTAGACGGACTGCGATTATATTATATTTTAAAAGCCCTTAATATAAAAATAGATTTCAGATACATTCTAAGATTGGTTTTTATAAACATCTTTGTGTCAAATATTACTCCATTCGCAACTGGTGGGGGATTTTTACAGGTATTTTTCCTAAAGAAAAAAGGTGTTGCCATGGGTTCCGCAATTGCTGCAACTATAATTAGGACGGTCCTTCCCATAATTTTTTTCTTTGCCACCACTCCTTTTATCTTTCTCTTTGACAGGGATCTTATTAATATGTTTTCCAGAAAAAATTCCCTATTTATTGTCATATTTTTATTCACAGCATATGTTGCGGCAGTTTTTACTCTTTATAGAATCTTTTACAATTCAAAAACAATAAAAAGATTCATATGCAAATTCTTAAATTATTTTGGCAACAAAAATATAATCACAGCAAATAAAGTAAAAAATCTCAGAGCATATTTTTTCAAGGAAGTTGATAATTTCAGAGGAAGTGTGATTTTATTTTTAAAAGGAGATAAAAAAAATGTCATACTTGCAATTATCTTTACTCTGATGTTTTTATTTTCACTGTTCATGTTCCCAGTGCTAATCATAAAAGGACTGAATTATGACATCTCAATTTTTTCAATAATAGCTGCTCAGATAATCATAACTGCTATAACATATTTTGCACCCACTCCAGGAGCAACAGGTATAGCAGAAGGGGGATTTTCTCTGATATTTTCCCAGTTTGTCCAAAAGAAAGATATCGTTTCCGTTACATTCGCATGGAGATTTTTTACTATATATACAGGATTTATAATCGGCTTAATAATTTTTTACAGAGAGCTAATAAAGAATAATGATAAAAATGAATACAAACAGTAAAATTCTGGAATACGTGGGGGTATGACATGAAAAATAAACTGAAATTTCTATTGTTACTAAATATCATTATACTGCTCACTGTAGTTTGTTATAAAATATATCTGGTTAAATTTGAAAAAAATTTTCAATCCAAAAATATTGAAACCATAACTATTTTGGAGAATTCAAAAAAATACGACAAGGAATTTTCCTTTGCAGTTTTGGGAAATATAAAGAATTCCATAAACATATTTGAAAAAGAGATAATTCCTCAAATAAACAGGGACGATGAGATTGATTTCATGATCTCTACAGGAAATGCCGTTTTTGATGGAGCTGAAAGTAAATACAGAATGTTTTACAAAAGTATAAGCAAACTCAGGGTGCCGGTAATAGTAGGAATAGGTGAGAACGAAATTTCAGATGAAGGCGCCATAAGGTTTTATAGGCATTTCGGCCCTTTCTATTTTTCATTTGTAGTTAGAGATTCCTACTTCATTTTTATGGATACAACAGAGAAACTCTCAAAAAATGAACAGAGAGAATGGCTGGTGAAGGAGCTGAAAAATGCCTCCAAATATAGACACAGATTTGTATTCATGAGCAATCCGCCTTTTATAATTGAGGAAAACTTTTTGTTGAGCATAGGAACTGACTATATAGAGGATGAAAACTACAGGAAATTCCTGATGGATACCCTCTCAAAATATTCAGTTACGGCAGTATTTTCATCTGGGGCCGGGATCTACGACAAAAGAGAGATAAATAATGTTTTGTATTTTATATGCGGCGGTGGCGGCGGCGGAATCATATTGAACGAAAAAAACATTCACCATTACATGAAAGTGCAGGTTAGACCCAATGGAGTACAATATCATGTCATAAAATTAGAAAAACCCGTAGATTCAAGGTTCTACGGGATACTTAAAAACATATTCGGGTACGGCTACTCCCTATTTTATGTCAACTTTTTAAATCTGGTTCTCGGGTTGATTTTGCTCATGATTGCAATAACTATTGCATACCTAAAAGCCTCTGATGGGATTGATTATTATAGAGATTTTGAAAGTACTTCAGAAACTTTTCCTATTAAAGAAAAATTAAACATCGCCATGTTTACCAATGACTACTTCCCGTTTATAGGGGGGGTTCCAATATCTATAAAACGTCTGGCAGATAGCCTGAGATGCAGAGGACATAATGTTTATATCTTCGCACCTGAATATCCTTACGGTGAGGAAAAAGATAACAGAGTTGTCAGATGCAAATTATTGGTTTATCACAGAACAAAAAAATTCGATTATCCCATTGTTAATATATTTTCAAGGGATATCGAAAAAAAGTTCAGCTCAATTAAATTTGACTTAGTCCACGTACATCATCCATTCTGGATGGGTAAAAAAGGGCTTAGTCTCGGTGAAAAATATGGACTGCCGGTTGTCTTGACGTATCATACCAGATTTGAAGAATATGCCTACCATATGCCATTTTTCAAACTAATATTTAAAAATATAATATTCCACAAAGTGATAAAAAGATTTGCCCAGAGATGTAATCTCATATTTGCCCCGACAAATAGTGCAAAGGAATACCTTTCCAATATAGGAGTCAGCAGAAATAAAGTGGTAATGCCTACGGGAGTGGATATATCATCTTATGAAAATCTTGGAGAAAATGAGATAGCTGAAATCAGAAAAAAATATGGAACAGAAAATGGATTTCTACTATGCAGCGTCTCAAGACTTTCTAAAGAAAAAAACATATACTTTCTTTTGGAAGGAATAAAATATATAAAAGAAAATTCGAATATTTTATTTAAGGTTATAATTATAGGGGATGGTCCTGAAAGGTTGAAATTGGAGAAAACTATAAAAGAAAAAGGACTGGAAAATATTGTTGAACTTGTAGGACTTGTCAAATCAGATCAAATCTCCAAGTATTATTTAGCCTCAGATATTTTCATCTTCAGTTCAAAGTCTGAGACACAGGGAATGGTAATTTTAGAAGCTATGAGTGCGGGATGTCCGCCTGTAGCTATTCGTTCAAGTGGAATAGATGACGTTATTTTTGACGGTAAAAACGGATTCAAAACAAAAGCAGATATAAAAGAATGGTCTAAAAAAGTTATATCTTTAATGGAAAGCCCTGACAAGCTTGAAAATATGAGTAAGAATGCCTATGAATTTTCAAGAAAATTTACTAAAGAAACCCTTGCAGAAAGAGTGGAAAAAGAATATCAGAAGGCAATAAAACTTCAAAATATTTTTTTGAAAAATAAAGCTGATAATAGTCAGAAGAGGTGACAAATATGCAAATACTTGATGTGTTATTCGCTAAAATAATCGGTAGATTGTCGGCATTCTACATTGATATGGTGTTTAATACCAGTAAAATCGTAAAAAAAGGACATTGTGAGCTTTTGGAAAATCTCAGCAATGAGCAGTTTGTGATAGCATTTTGGCATGGTGACAGCTACTGTATGTACCCTATACTAAAAGGAAGTTCACTGCTGGTTGTAACTACAGAAGACAGAAGGGGAGATTATATATCCGAAATATCAAAATGTTTTGGATATATTCCTGTAAGAATACCTGATAAAAACAACGAAGGAAGATCGCTTATTAGGATAAGAAATAGCATTGAAAAATATAGAGGTGCAAGTATCGGCGTAACCTTGGACGGACCTCTTGGACCTTATCATAAACCGAAGGATTTCCCATTTATTACAGCACTTCTTTCAGAAAAAAGAGTACTCCCAATTTCATTGGAATTTAGCAGAAAAATACAGCTTAAAAAAAGGTGGGATAAATATACCATCCCCCTTCCCTTCAACAAAATTAAGTTGAAAACACATTTCCCCTTGAAAATTACAAAAGAGGACAAAAAAAATGGATTTTTTAATTTAAAAGAACAAATTTTGCAGGAAATGGAAAATGAAGGCTAACTTTTTATATATTATTCCTATAATCTTGGGGGTTTTGGAAACCTCAGTCTAAACACCCCTGTGTCCTCAAAAATTTCCTCTATACGATACCAGTCAACTCCCTTTTCCCGGCAGTGAACATCCATATCATCTATATACACGTCTGCACAGACCTTATTAGATGTTGTCATTCCGATACCCTCTATATTTTCATTGATTTTATGATAGGGAATGTCATTGTCCTTGAGCCATTTCTTCATTTCCTCTAGCCCTCTGTTGTTTATCGGTCGGCACGTCCATATTATTATTTTGTGTCCTTCACCGAAGAGTCTTTTTATTACCCTCTCAGCATTTGGCTTGATCTTTCCTATATTCGGGAAGGCACTCTCTACTATTGTCCCATCAAAATCTATTGCTATAATCATACACATCAACCCTTCTTTTTTGGCCTACTCAAAAGACCAATTACTTTTTTATCTAATTTACCTTTAATTATTGAAGTATACATTATAAATTTTTCAAAATAAACAGCACATTACAAATTAAAATCTAATGGATTCAATATAAGATAATTTAATCACTTTATTTATATTGGTTTTGATTAATACAAATAAAGAATATACTGACTCTCTCATGACACTTTTTTATGTTACAAGTTATTTAAAGGAAATTAAAATTATTTATGTAAACATTAATTGTGTTGTTTTAAAAAACAATGCTAAAAATATCACTAGGAGGTAATAAATGGAAAATATTATTTTGTCCCCGGGGAAATACATTCAAGGAAGTGGAGCCATGGGAAATATCGCTTCTCATGCTGGAAAAAAAGCGCTGGTTATTGCCGATGAATTTGTAATGAGTCTAACCAAAGAAAAAATCGATAAAAGTTTTTCAGATAAAGATATAGCTGTTGACTTTGAACTTTTTAACGGAGAATGCTCAAAAAAAGAAATATCTAGAATTAAGGATAAAATTGAGGCTTTCAACACTAAGATTATTGCAGGTGTCGGAGGAGGTAAGACACTGGATACTGCAAAAGCTGTTGCTTATTATACCGATCTCCCTGTTGTTATAGCACCTACAATAGCGTCTACAGATGCCCCCTGCAGTGCCCTTTCTGTTCTTTATACAGAGGATGGAGTTTTTGATGAATATCTCCTTCTTCCCAATAATCCTAACATAGTTCTTATGGACACAGATATTATTTCAAAG is drawn from uncultured Ilyobacter sp. and contains these coding sequences:
- a CDS encoding lysylphosphatidylglycerol synthase transmembrane domain-containing protein — translated: MKKTPDNIKNKILETHEKIEIGKKWTYFFLAFVFILTSFLSLIFVYHIASSKESFFTLEIFPVKMFFQIGGLLFIYFTLDGLRLYYILKALNIKIDFRYILRLVFINIFVSNITPFATGGGFLQVFFLKKKGVAMGSAIAATIIRTVLPIIFFFATTPFIFLFDRDLINMFSRKNSLFIVIFLFTAYVAAVFTLYRIFYNSKTIKRFICKFLNYFGNKNIITANKVKNLRAYFFKEVDNFRGSVILFLKGDKKNVILAIIFTLMFLFSLFMFPVLIIKGLNYDISIFSIIAAQIIITAITYFAPTPGATGIAEGGFSLIFSQFVQKKDIVSVTFAWRFFTIYTGFIIGLIIFYRELIKNNDKNEYKQ
- a CDS encoding glycosyltransferase, which produces MKNKLKFLLLLNIIILLTVVCYKIYLVKFEKNFQSKNIETITILENSKKYDKEFSFAVLGNIKNSINIFEKEIIPQINRDDEIDFMISTGNAVFDGAESKYRMFYKSISKLRVPVIVGIGENEISDEGAIRFYRHFGPFYFSFVVRDSYFIFMDTTEKLSKNEQREWLVKELKNASKYRHRFVFMSNPPFIIEENFLLSIGTDYIEDENYRKFLMDTLSKYSVTAVFSSGAGIYDKREINNVLYFICGGGGGGIILNEKNIHHYMKVQVRPNGVQYHVIKLEKPVDSRFYGILKNIFGYGYSLFYVNFLNLVLGLILLMIAITIAYLKASDGIDYYRDFESTSETFPIKEKLNIAMFTNDYFPFIGGVPISIKRLADSLRCRGHNVYIFAPEYPYGEEKDNRVVRCKLLVYHRTKKFDYPIVNIFSRDIEKKFSSIKFDLVHVHHPFWMGKKGLSLGEKYGLPVVLTYHTRFEEYAYHMPFFKLIFKNIIFHKVIKRFAQRCNLIFAPTNSAKEYLSNIGVSRNKVVMPTGVDISSYENLGENEIAEIRKKYGTENGFLLCSVSRLSKEKNIYFLLEGIKYIKENSNILFKVIIIGDGPERLKLEKTIKEKGLENIVELVGLVKSDQISKYYLASDIFIFSSKSETQGMVILEAMSAGCPPVAIRSSGIDDVIFDGKNGFKTKADIKEWSKKVISLMESPDKLENMSKNAYEFSRKFTKETLAERVEKEYQKAIKLQNIFLKNKADNSQKR
- a CDS encoding DUF374 domain-containing protein → MQILDVLFAKIIGRLSAFYIDMVFNTSKIVKKGHCELLENLSNEQFVIAFWHGDSYCMYPILKGSSLLVVTTEDRRGDYISEISKCFGYIPVRIPDKNNEGRSLIRIRNSIEKYRGASIGVTLDGPLGPYHKPKDFPFITALLSEKRVLPISLEFSRKIQLKKRWDKYTIPLPFNKIKLKTHFPLKITKEDKKNGFFNLKEQILQEMENEG
- a CDS encoding HAD hydrolase family protein, whose protein sequence is MIIAIDFDGTIVESAFPNIGKIKPNAERVIKRLFGEGHKIIIWTCRPINNRGLEEMKKWLKDNDIPYHKINENIEGIGMTTSNKVCADVYIDDMDVHCREKGVDWYRIEEIFEDTGVFRLRFPKPPRL